One segment of Cololabis saira isolate AMF1-May2022 chromosome 9, fColSai1.1, whole genome shotgun sequence DNA contains the following:
- the sdf2l1 gene encoding stromal cell-derived factor 2-like protein 1: MEVVAGLRGFLRSLLLLLLCSGCQARDSELDYVTCGSLVKLLNTRHKVRLHSHDVKYGSGSGQQSVTGVENADDANSYWQIRGKPHQPCQRGLAIKCGQAIRITHMKTGRNLHTHHFSSPLSSNQEVSAFGENGEGDDLDVWTVQCDGDHWERDEDVRFKHVGTDIFLSITGEQFGHPIRGQREVHGMSAPNQHNWWRAMEGVFIQPSQEPLRHDEL; this comes from the exons ATGGAGGTGGTCGCCGGTCTCCGCGGGTTCCTCAggtcgctgctgctgctgctgctctgctccGGCTGCCAGGCCAGAGACTCGGAGCTGGACTACGTGACCTGCGGCTCGCTGGTCAAACTGCTCAACACCAGACACAAGGTCCGCCTGCACTCGCATGATGTGAAGTACGGCTCAG gTAGTGGACAACAGTCTGTAACCGGAGTGGAGAACGCCGACGACGCCAACAGTTACTGGCAGATCCGGGGGAAGCCCCACCAGCCCTGCCAGCGCGGTCTGGCCATCAAGTGTGGGCAGGCCATCCGCATCACGCACATGAAGACCGGCCGGAACCTGCACACACACCACTTCAGCTCCCCCCTGTCCAGCAACCAG GAGGTCAGTGCCTTCGGAGAGAACGGCGAGGGCGATGATCTGGACGTGTGGACGGTTCAGTGCGACGGCGATCACTGGGAGCGTGACGAGGACGTGCGCTTCAAACACGTGGGCACCGACATCTTCCTCAGCATCACGGGCGAACAGTTCGGCCACCCCATCCGGGGCCAGCGGGAAGTGCACGGCATGAGCGCTCCCAACCAGCACAACTGGTGGCGCGCCATGGAGGGCGTGTTCATCCAGCCCAGCCAGGAGCCGCTGCGCCACGACGAGCTCTGA